One genomic region from Candidatus Rokuibacteriota bacterium encodes:
- a CDS encoding tripartite tricarboxylate transporter TctB family protein, translating into MLTRDRFAGIGLLLFALGVIWEARVLPLGNFHNPGPAYMPVLFAIVLAALASVVALGGGGSPRLAALGWEEKKHALAILGGCAFAALAIERLGFRLTVLILLAFILWLLEGKRAAVVAAMALGLSLGTFFLFHDLLKVPLPRGPFGF; encoded by the coding sequence ATGCTCACCCGGGATCGCTTTGCGGGGATCGGTCTCTTGCTCTTCGCGCTCGGCGTCATATGGGAGGCGCGCGTGCTCCCGCTCGGCAACTTCCACAACCCGGGCCCGGCCTACATGCCGGTCCTCTTCGCGATCGTCCTCGCGGCGCTCGCGAGCGTCGTGGCGCTCGGCGGAGGGGGCTCCCCGCGGCTGGCGGCGCTGGGGTGGGAGGAGAAGAAGCACGCGCTGGCGATCCTTGGCGGCTGCGCCTTTGCCGCGCTCGCCATCGAGCGCCTTGGCTTCCGGCTGACCGTCCTGATCCTGCTCGCCTTCATCCTCTGGCTGCTGGAGGGGAAGCGGGCTGCCGTCGTGGCCGCGATGGCCCTCGGCCTCTCCCTCGGGACCTTTTTCCTGTTTCACGATCTCCTCAAGGTGCCGCTCCCCCGCGGCCCGTTCGGGTTCTGA